The window GCCCCCTGACCTCTGGCCTGGGGCTGCGCGCCGGATACACCAGCGCCACGGTGCATTTCATCGACGCTGACCATCTTTTGTTGACCTACACGGCAAAGAAGCTGGTGAAGCGGATGCCGGATCAGCGCGAAACCGACGATGACCATTTTGTGCGCGCTCTGGTCATCAGCCTGCCCGATGGCAAAGTGCAGCGCGAGGCGGAGTGGCGTTTACATGACCGTGCGCCGTATCTGTGGGCGCTTGGAAACGGGCGCTTTCTTCTGCGTGTCCGGAACAATCTGTATTCTCTGGACCCCCTGGGCAGCTACGATCCGTTGCATCTGGGCCAACGTCTTTTAATTGAGAACGAAGATGAGCTGGAGGCGTTGCAGTTCAGCCCACAGCACGACCTGATGATGCTGGAGACGACCCCAGCACGCAAGATCGGCGACGACCCCACGGATCAGAAGGAGCGCCCCGTTTCGGTCTTCTTCTATGGTGTGGCTTTGCAGCCGGATGGGTCCGTTCGCCTGACGAACCGCGGCCGCGCGTCGACCAAAAGTGCATTCACGCTGTCCTTCACCTCCATGGGCGTCCTGGAGACAGTGCGTGAGGACCGCACCCACTGGGGCTTTGATTTTCACGGCTATAACGGCGCAAAGATGGAACTGGGAGGCTTCACCTCCACCTGTCGTCCCACCAGCATGTTCATCTCCGACGCCGAGTTTTTCGCCTTTGGCTGCCGTGGTGGCGAAGAACGCAAGCTGATGGGCGGATTCAACTTGCTGGCCGAGGCAAAGTGGGTGTTCACGACAGATGACGAGCCGTTGTGGCTGGCGGTGGATAACTCGCCCGCAACCGGCCGGTTCGCCGTGCGCAACACGCTTACATCGGTCAGCACGCAGGGCACCGGATTGGTGGATGCAGCCGAGCTGCGCGCGGAAGAGATCCGGGTCTATGGCAATCGCGAGGGCGACGAACTGCTTCGCGTCAACGCAACTCCTGTGCAGCGTCCTGCGGGTAACTTTGCGCTGTCGCCGGATGGGATGCGGCTCGCCGTGTTTCAGGGATCGCAGCTTTCCATCTTCAATCTGCCGGAGCTCAAACCTGCGGAACGTTTCCTGCACACGAAGGAACAGGGCGCACTGGCACCGCTGAGACCCGCCGCAACGCTCAGTGTGATTACCGCGCTGACCAGCGGCAGTGATAACCGAACGCCATAAGCTGTTCTACAGAATGCTGTCCATGCGCGTGCGATCCAGCAGCAGGAAGATCGGGATTGCGACAGCAGAATTGATCGCGGCGCGCAGCAGCTCATGCACCCAGCGCGGATGCGCTTCAGCCTGGCCCAGCAGAATGCTTTGAATCAGGTACAGCAGCACCGATTGCAGCAGGCAGAAGACGAAGTTCATGAGAACGCGGGTCGCCATGTTCTCCACGTCAATCTTCAATCCGATGGATGCTGCCGCATACCCCAGAACAGATTTGGCAATACCATTGACGCCGATGAACTGGTTCCCCGGCAGATCCTGAAGCAAACCCACGACAGTACCGAAGAGTGTGCCTGCAATGGGATTTCTCCACGCAATGGAGAAGTACAGTACAAGGATCAGCGGCAGGTCCAGGATCGACAGTGGCTCCCAGATACGCGGTAAATAAGCATGCAGGAACAGCGCGCACAGCGGCACAGCCAGCAGCACGGCTGGATGAAAGCTGTGCTCCTCCAACTCCCGGCGATTCGTAAAAGGGCGACGGGGCATCTTATGGTTCCTCCGGCGCGTTGGAAGTAGACGTATTGGTGCCGTGCTGTGGAGGCGTTACAAGCTGCGTATTCGGCGCTCCCGGCGTAAGGCTGGACGCGGGTGGAATGGCTCCTGGCGAATAACGATCGGTGTGGATGGCGGGTTGCGGTCTTGGCAGGGTGGGAGCAGGGCTGGTCGCCGCATTCTCAGCGCCATCTTTCTCATCGGCTTTCTTCAAGCCGGGCAACCGATCCGCGACAACTTCCGCAGCCTTCTTGCCATCTTCCTGGTCGTCGTCCGCCGTATTCAACTGTTGCGAGATATGTGTCACCACCAGCACTTCTTCCAGCCGATCGAGATTCGCCGCAGGCTTGATCGCGATGGTGGCATAGGGTTGATGATCCGGGTCGGGCTTCATGTAGATCACGTTGCCCACAGGAAGGCCGCGGGGATACACGCGGTCGCCGCCGCTGGTGATGAGCGGTTCGCCCTGCTTGATGCGTTCATCGGGCAGCAGATTATTGATGAGGAGTATGCCGCCCGGCCCACCGCGCAGGATGCCGCGGCTACGCGTATTCAGCAGGATGACTCCCGCGCCGGAACTGATGTCGTTCAGCAGCAGCACCTGTGAGGACAAGGCAAACACATCGCGGACCTTGCCCACAGCGCCATCCGGTGTGATGACAGCCATATCGGGACGGATGCCGTCGTTGGAACCTTTGTCGATGGTGACAATGCGGCCTTGATCGCCGCCGCCCGTACCGATTACCTGTGCGGCCACGGTCTTGCCCACATACTGCTGCTTGAATGCCAGCAGCCGCTGCAAGCGCTGACCCTGCCGTGCGTCTTCTGCCAGCGAGGCTTCGCGCAGGCGAAGCTGGT is drawn from Terriglobus sp. RCC_193 and contains these coding sequences:
- the mreD gene encoding rod shape-determining protein MreD, which encodes MPRRPFTNRRELEEHSFHPAVLLAVPLCALFLHAYLPRIWEPLSILDLPLILVLYFSIAWRNPIAGTLFGTVVGLLQDLPGNQFIGVNGIAKSVLGYAAASIGLKIDVENMATRVLMNFVFCLLQSVLLYLIQSILLGQAEAHPRWVHELLRAAINSAVAIPIFLLLDRTRMDSIL
- the mreC gene encoding rod shape-determining protein MreC; this encodes MESFFSRFKSALVLVAVLLAQVIGLASQMKRLGYAAREDGRNVRGLRAWPAYTIAPVESLLKHMGGGVRGVWHSYIDLRHVRQHDKDLQYQIDQLRLREASLAEDARQGQRLQRLLAFKQQYVGKTVAAQVIGTGGGDQGRIVTIDKGSNDGIRPDMAVITPDGAVGKVRDVFALSSQVLLLNDISSGAGVILLNTRSRGILRGGPGGILLINNLLPDERIKQGEPLITSGGDRVYPRGLPVGNVIYMKPDPDHQPYATIAIKPAANLDRLEEVLVVTHISQQLNTADDDQEDGKKAAEVVADRLPGLKKADEKDGAENAATSPAPTLPRPQPAIHTDRYSPGAIPPASSLTPGAPNTQLVTPPQHGTNTSTSNAPEEP